A genomic region of Rhodohalobacter sp. 614A contains the following coding sequences:
- a CDS encoding OsmC family protein, with protein sequence MSESADKIIVHIHLGDQNYKTVMTAGNHELIADEPEEAGGSNEGPGPYDYLLMALGSCSVITMKMYAERKKWPVEDIFIEMRHSKVHADDCVDCDDPNAKIDRIEKEIIIKGDLNEEQLNRLLEISKKCPVHKTLLSDIEIDSTLG encoded by the coding sequence ATGTCAGAATCTGCCGATAAAATCATTGTGCATATCCATTTGGGAGACCAGAATTATAAAACGGTAATGACGGCCGGGAATCACGAATTAATTGCGGATGAACCAGAAGAAGCGGGCGGAAGTAATGAAGGGCCCGGGCCATACGATTATTTGTTGATGGCATTAGGTTCTTGCAGTGTAATCACAATGAAAATGTATGCTGAGAGAAAAAAATGGCCTGTTGAAGATATTTTTATTGAAATGAGGCACTCGAAAGTTCATGCCGATGATTGTGTGGATTGTGATGATCCAAACGCCAAAATCGATAGAATAGAGAAGGAAATTATTATAAAGGGAGACTTAAATGAGGAACAACTCAACCGGTTGCTGGAAATATCAAAGAAATGTCCCGTTCATAAAACATTATTGAGTGATATTGAGATCGACTCAACCCTCGGGTAA